In one window of Primulina tabacum isolate GXHZ01 chromosome 8, ASM2559414v2, whole genome shotgun sequence DNA:
- the LOC142553865 gene encoding uncharacterized protein LOC142553865 yields MALPFVLQFFAGCLAMLSFVQLAAAHQESGEWDCDADEEARIVAQFRPGIVTLDGQAEDWADVDRFEFPLRPALDPDEDKEYKSGKMSVQALHDGTNIYLMLQVDGDYMYTKGDDHKCPSVALMFQIGDDATYHNMGGCKESPDTCNSTSCRGHEVDIMHFSIGNSIPGRLYGEDLTNVNSKSGGFGLVDMYSWNPHCRNIDGHASENGSSALNNWKAAWWHSSFTTHAGFIEDDSPYSLSGQKGTYYFEFSRPLRTMDRLQQDAQFSIGLSSKFSAAFWNPSDGKPWHGSEHYSIGCDWIPMDITAGFYAQSKVATGSSWDAAAGFAFLLSFVSFCVSIFMGYWVSKTKSMPFTPIDRH; encoded by the exons ATGGCGCTTCCATTTGTTCTTCAATTCTTCGCGGGATGCCTTGCAATGTTGAGCTTTGTGCAGTTGGCGGCGGCGCATCAAGAGTCTGGCGAGTGGGATTGCGATGCCGACGAGGAGGCCCGAATAGTGGCCCAATTCCGACCCGGAATCGTCACCCTCGATGGGCAAGCCGAGGATTGGGCTGATGTTGACAGGTTTGAGTTCCCGCTTCGCCCAGCTCTTGACCCGGATGAGGATAAGGAGTACAAATCTGGAAAAATGAGCGTCCAG GCTTTGCATGATGGGACGAATATTTACTTGATGTTGCAAGTTGATGGAGATTACATGTACACAAAAGG AGATGACCATAAATGCCCATCTGTAGCCTTGATGTTTCAAATTGGTGATGATGCAACTTATCATAAT ATGGGTGGCTGTAAAGAATCACCAGATACATGCAACAGCACGAGTTGCCGTGGCCATGAAGTCGACATCATGCATTTCTCCATAGGAAATTCTATCCCGGGAAGGCTGTACGGCGAGGATTTAACCAATGTGAACAGCAAAAGTGGAGG GTTTGGTTTGGTAGATATGTATTCGTGGAACCCACACTGTCGAAACATCGATGGTCACGCCTCTG AAAATGGTTCTTCTGCACTAAATAACTGGAAAGCAGCATGGTGGCACAGCAGTTTTACTACCCATGCGG GATTTATCGAGGATGACAGCCCGTATTCATTATCTGGTCAAAAAGGAACATACTACTTTGAATTCTCTCGACCGTTGAGAACCATGGATCGCCTTCAGCAG GACGCACAATTCAGTATTGGGCTGTCTAGCAAATTTTCTGCAGCCTTTTGGAACCCATCTGATGGAAAACCGTGGCATGGTTCTGAGCATTATTCAATAGGCTGCGACTGGATACCGATGGATATCACTGCAGGTTTCTATGCTCAATCCAAAGTAGCGACTGGAAGTTCATGGGACGCTGCCGCtggatttgcttttcttttatcattTGTTTCGTTTTGTGTGTCTATATTTATGGGGTACTGGGTTTCGAAAACGAAATCTATGCCTTTTACTCCTATAGATCGTCACTAA